A genome region from bacterium includes the following:
- a CDS encoding ATP-binding cassette domain-containing protein, which produces MSEDFHVHATGLRKSFGALHAVDGISFHVRRGECYGFLGPNGAGKTTTIRMLHGAVRPDAGDLRVLDFKMPQQARLARERMGIVSQEDTLDRELTVRQNLWVFAMYHGISRRDSRSRIDSLLDFVQLGDKVDAQIKVLSGGMKRRLHIARALLHQPQILVLDEPTTGLDPQARHLVWQRLRELRRQGLTILLTTHYMEEAAQLCDRISVIDEGKFLVEGGPAELVEAHVGEEVLEFRGMEEDEKNILSALEGLPVDWEHAGDTLYVYCRNGTPIMERLISSGRSDFIRRPASLEDLFLRLTGREIRE; this is translated from the coding sequence TTGTCTGAAGATTTCCATGTTCATGCCACAGGCCTGAGAAAATCCTTCGGGGCGCTGCACGCCGTGGACGGGATTTCGTTTCACGTCCGGCGGGGGGAGTGCTACGGCTTTTTGGGGCCGAACGGCGCGGGCAAAACCACCACCATCCGGATGCTCCATGGGGCTGTCCGCCCGGATGCGGGCGATCTGCGCGTGCTGGACTTCAAAATGCCCCAACAGGCCCGCCTGGCACGCGAGCGGATGGGCATCGTTTCCCAGGAAGATACGCTCGACAGGGAGTTGACGGTCCGCCAGAACCTGTGGGTTTTCGCGATGTATCACGGCATCTCCCGCCGCGACTCCCGCAGCCGGATTGATTCGCTCCTGGATTTCGTCCAGCTCGGAGATAAGGTGGATGCGCAAATCAAGGTTCTCTCGGGCGGAATGAAGCGACGGCTCCACATCGCCCGGGCGCTTCTCCACCAGCCGCAGATCCTGGTTCTCGATGAGCCGACGACGGGGCTCGATCCCCAGGCGCGCCATCTGGTCTGGCAACGCCTCCGCGAGCTTCGCCGGCAGGGGCTGACGATTCTCCTCACCACCCACTATATGGAAGAGGCCGCCCAGCTCTGCGATCGCATTTCGGTGATCGATGAAGGGAAGTTTCTGGTGGAGGGCGGGCCCGCAGAACTGGTGGAAGCGCATGTGGGAGAAGAAGTACTCGAATTCCGCGGCATGGAAGAGGACGAGAAAAACATCCTCTCCGCCCTGGAGGGTCTTCCCGTTGACTGGGAGCACGCGGGCGATACGCTTTATGTGTATTGCCGCAACGGAACCCCCATCATGGAACGCCTGATATCCAGCGGGAGGTCGGATTTCATCCGGCGGCCTGCCTCACTCGAGGATTTGTTTCTGCGCCTTACCGGCCGGGAGATACGCGAATGA